A window of Phragmites australis chromosome 2, lpPhrAust1.1, whole genome shotgun sequence genomic DNA:
ACTGAGAGAGTGAGAAAGAGAACTAAGGACAACAGAAATCTCAGGTAGATAGAATAATCCAAGGTCCTTTTGCACCGAGAATAAATATTTTGATAACCCAAGAACTGTAGAAGTGATTCCCAGAAGTTTTTGATGAAATGAACATTGTGATAGAAGTGTTTCCATCAACTTTGCACTACTTGCTTGAGCATCATATGTTGGCTGTTAAAAGAAGAAAGTTACAGTATATCTATGATGCATTATTCACGCACAGCAATTATATAAGCACTTGAATTCTAGTAATAGCAAGAAAACAAGCAGCCTATACTGGTTAGTTGCCTACATCATCAACGAGTACTAAAACATGGAAGAAGTTCACATGTCAAGTCAACCTCATCAATGAGTAATAAAACATAGAAGTTCACATGTCAAGTCGATCTTAGTGTTTTCACCAAAGAGAAATTCAGAACCACAAGGAAAAAATGATGTGGATGGCTAATGCCTCACAGGAGTTCATTGAGTGGAAAAACTACTAGTCTGCTGGGTACTCCTACAGCAAGGAATCCGCTCATAATAAATACGGAACAGTCTAAACTCCAAATAAATGATGTAAATACACCATGCAGTAGTAAATACATCGGaaattcatcaaatttcagaaaGTATTCGAGTGGAAATCTAAATTTATAAACTAAATTTATAAAACATTCTTGTGCCATACATCAGCATACAACAAATTTGAACAGATAAAGTCAAGTGGAGCAGTATACTGATGGCTATATATGTAGGAAGCAGGCATCAAGTATAAACAAACCCTGCCCAAATGGGACCGTCCAGGAAGGGGATTCCACAAAATTTGCGTATTAAAGTTTTATCAAGTGATAAAGATTCCACTAATGTTCATCCTTGATCCATTTAAACAGATCTAGGTACTAGCACGTAACATCTGAACATCTCGGTGTTAACAAGAAGCAGAACCTGGTATATGTATCATCTGAACATCTCGTTGGCTAATCCGCAGCAATTTGTTACCCCTACATTTCATTGAACAGATTAAGCAAAAGGCAGAGAGTAGTACCATTTGAGCATGAGCTAACTTCCTCAATAACACCACGTAAGCATCCACCAAGCACTCTGCAGAACCAAGCCAGAGCCGCACTTCCTGAAGAAAAGCAAGCATAAGTAATTACAAACGAAGCTAATTCCATTGAGAATCACATAACACACAATGTAACGCACTTCCAATTAGGAAATATAAGCTTCTCGAACCAATTGTCTTCCTACATTTTATTTCGGGCTATAATGTGCTTTGTGTGCTAATCTGGACTAGACAATGGCATTGGCATCATTGAAAAACACAATGCAATCACTTCTGTGATGGAACGCACACCACAACTGTCATCATCAGGACTGCTCGAACACAACACAATACACATCAGTAAGATCCTGTTTGCATAATCCCTCACAGCATTGCAAAGTATAGAGCATCACTGAGAGTCAGATCACAGATATCATACATGCGAGTATGAGTCCACAACACGTACCTCACCATCCCCGCGGCCGAAATGCAGCAAGCTCTCTTCGAGCAACTTCAGCACCGGGATCGCGACACCCGGCTTCCCTGCTGCAGCGCCCGCTGCGGCCAGAGTGCCGATCAAATCTTTCGCAAAGGGAGCGTCCCCTTTCCTCACGACGGCAAACATCAAGAACGGCCTCAGGAAGCCTACCACCCCGTCGAGCCCCTCGGCCACCATCCTGGCCGCCTGCCGCGTAAGCTCCGCGCGCGCGCCGTCGGCTCCCGACGCGAGCGCCTGGACGAAGGGGTGGTCATGGGGCGGGAAGCGGGAGCCGGAGCGGAGGACGCAGGACGCGAGCGCGGTGACGGCCTTGACGAGGCAGGAGGCGAGCCGAGGCGAGGGGGAGGCCGCGAGGGGCgcgaggaggagcgggagggcGAGGCCCGGAGGGAGAAGGTCGGCGCGGGAGGCGGCGAGGCGGGCGAGGGATGCCGCGGCGTGGGCGGCAACGGAGGGGTGGGGCGAGGCTAGGAGGGCAGAGGCGGCGTCGTGGGCCGCGGCGGGGAGTGGCGCGGGCagggagaggaggtggcggaAGAAGGCCGCGACGGCGTGGCCCTGCAGGGTGGGGTCCGGGACGCGGGTGCGGTCGACGAGGTGGGAGAaagccgccgcggcggcggcggaggaggccaTGGTGGTGCGGTGGCCGGAGACGGAAGTGGCCGAGGACTGGGGAGAACGGGAGAGGGGTTGGTTTTATGGTTTCTGTAGCGTTCCCTACTAGGCCCGTCGGTGGTGATTAAATGGGCCGAAGATTCGAATCGAATGGCCCAACCTGTTGTTTCTCTGTGTCCATGGACTGTTGATGGAGGAtcatatattatattaaaattcGTGTTAAAAAATTaagtcaaaaaattataaaatagatgaaaaaaattaaagaataGATAAATATTAGGTGAGAAAAAACACACTCCCTCTGGTTACAAATATAGGTTGTTTTAGCTTCctcaactattttctaaatataagtcattctcgaatttttatacacttttttctcttttatctccgttttacccttgtttaataaatgctatcactctcacaaatgaatgagttatttttttcaatacagaataaataaagggcgaTAATGtcatttaatctattttcttaatccttatatACAAATCtaaaatgacttatatttataattagagagagtacttagattaatcATGCGTGGGTAAGGGCAGTGAGATTGTATTTCCCATATTCAAGTCTTGAGCACATCCTGAAAACTGATGATGGGCCTTTCTCACGCTAGATGCCCCGCCCCGTATGCTGCACGAACAACCTCTTCTGGTTTTTGAGCAATATGGCCCATTAAGGTTCTGTTTGGAAGCCCATGTTCCTGCAGGGATCCCGGGTCACCCGGCCCAATTCTTTCCGGCCCATTTGTGCATGGGGTTAGAAACTTAGAACGGAGCACTGTGTCCAACTCAAATTGCAGCCAACTCATATTTTCATATACAAGGCCCGGGAATGCCTCTACATGAGAGAAGTGCTGAAGTATCTGTGAATTGCACATCTTCTTCTCTCAGCAGAATACATTAGTTGGTGTATGCAACTCAATACATTGCGCCGCCTCAGTGTCATGATCTGCCCTGCCCGTTTAGTGATCGGTGTGTACTGAGTAGCATTTTTTGCGAGGTTttagcttcttcttttttgtcttttgtcAATTTTAAGCGTGTTCCCATATAGATTACCTAGTAAAGCCAGTTCTTCATTCTCACAATGGAAGTAGGAGAAAAATGAAACCTTTATAGGAATTTGAGATGATGCGACATCCCCAACAACACAACACAGCAGAAAAGCAAAACAAAACTttgctcctcttcttcctcctacgGGTACTGCTCTACTCATGCTCTCACGGGCATGCCGACGCCGGCCGGGTGGCATCGGTCCAGGGTCCTCTTCACTTCAGAGACGAGAGGCGCTTCACGAAGATGTCGTAGGCGTCGTCCCTGTCGAGCATGCTCACCCGGACGAACCTCGGATCCGCTCCGAACTGACTCCCGCTCCGGGTCAGTATCTTGTGGCTGCGCAGGAAGCTCGCGCAGTCCTCCACGTCCTCCCTATCGCAGCGCAGCCATGCGAACGCTGCAAGCAGCCCATGGAAGTGGAGTGAGGTGGTGAACAATGTCATGGAGGTTCAGAGTCTTCAGACATGGTACATACCAGGATTTGTCGATGCCATTTCCTTGGTGAAGTTGCAGTAGCCGGAAGTTTCCTCAGGCAAGCTGAAAGTGCCCGAGGCGGCAGCGGCTTCACGCAGCATGTCCCAGCGTTGCACCATCTTACGCCGCCCAAAGTCGAACAGACGGTGGGCTTCTTTCGCCTCCGCGAGCTCATAGCCGTCAGAGACCGCCCTGAGGACCTTGGCAGCACGCAgttgtgagtccttggagaccCCAATCGTGTTGAGCTCGATGAACTTGGTCATCTTCTGTGCAATGCCGCGGTCCTTCACCAGCGCCCACCTGCGGAAGGTTTCATCGGAACATCGACCATTGCAATTCAGGTCGGCGAAGTGAAGTAGCATTCCTATCTGAAGTTTACACGCCGAGACTTACCCGATCCTTGTCCCGGCATGCCCTGTGCTCTTTGATACCGTGAAGAGCATAATGTCATGGCCAGCCCGTTTAGAGATCGGCGTGTACTGCGGCCAGTAGTACGCCAGGTCATGGACGGTTTTGCCGGTTACAGATGCCAGAACAGCTTCACGGATGGATCCGTCAGGATTGTTTGGGGAGCATACCAGCTCAATGTAAGTGTCGCCCTTGAAAGAGTTGGCGTCCCCGGCCCAGCGGAAGAGCCCTGACTGAAGAAAATCGGTCACGGCAGGATAGGACTACATACAAACAGATCAAGTCAGTGCATTGGCTCACCATAAGATAGTGTTATTTTCTTATCAATTATTGTTATAGTTCAGTTCAGAGCTTCAGAGcatggaaataaaaaaaaaagttaaactaTCAGCTCCACGCCGACGCCCATGACTGAACACATGATTTAGCACTAGATATGGAGCAGACACATGACACTGTGCCCATAAAAATAGAATGCCTGTACTTTCCTGTTCTCCCAGGTTGGCCAGAGCCCAGAGATCAGGCATGTCACATGAACATAAACAGAAATCCGCATATGACGGTGCGCCATGTGTTAACTATATTCCTGCCGGCACATGGAAATGGAATTTTGAAGGGCAAGCCTCCCGCCTAACATGTTAACCAGAACTAAGATTCAGATTTGATTCTCTTTAATCAATGATAATCATTGCTTAAAGAGACATGTCGGCTACCCGCAAATCGCAGTAATGCCGGTCCCTACATGCGAGATCTATGGATTCCCCAAGTTTCCATCGGGGATTAGGAAGCAACACATCATATGCTTGATCACCCACCATCACATGACCACGGAGGAGTGATTTGGGACAAGCAAAAGGGAACAAAAATGAGTGGCACCATcagtgtcccccccccccccctatgaCTTCAATTCTGCTCTATCTCCTCATCATTTAGTGGGGAATGATAAGATAATGACAGGTCTTGCCATCCTTGTCACGCAATAATTCATCAACACGATGCATTATTTTTTAGACAACCAAAATAATCCACAGCTTGGCGGCAGTGATGCCATCTCACTGTCTTCctgttcttcctctttttctttagCGTTTGCCTTACCGAGTAATATGGCGCCGTGGACACCACGCTCATGGGCTCGTCGGCTCCCGCGGGCGACAGCGCGTAGAGCGCCGCCATGAAGAGCTGGGTGGAGCCGGTGCCGACCAGGACGTGGTACCCGTCCACCACCGCGTTGCCGACCAGCCGGTGGAGGCGGCGCACCTCGTGGTCGAAGCCCGGCTCGAGGAACCAGCAAACGTTGGTCACATCGGAGAAGTAGCTCATCGTCTGCCACCCCGGGATGACGATCTCGGCGGCGTCCCCCGTCTCCCGCCAGAAGGCCTCAAACATGGTCGGGTCCCCGCTGCAGCCGACAACGCGAATGTCAAAGGCATTGTATAACCGAGACACTCATGTGGCTTATTATTTTGCAGCAGCAgtgaaaaaaaacaaataaggtTCATGAATCGCGAGTAAATCTGCAATCTTGGGATCAGTTGAAACTAGATGGATATGATCCGCACTTCAGCGTTCATTCCTCCTTGACATTGCACAAGGACATCCCTCGTAGGGAAGAACACCTCCCCGCAGCCGCAAATTGCAAATATAGTAACCAGTTGGCATGCCGGCACCAAGAAAAAGGAGCAAGATTTTAAAGACTCACTGGTCGAGGTTGATCACCGAGTCCGGCGTCACCCCCGGCTTCCCGGTCGACGGCGCCCTGCTCTTGGACATGGACTCCGCCGGCCTCGCCGTGCTCTtgccgctgccgccgttggCATCATCAGGCTGCATCAGGCAGGCGTGATGCTGGTGGTGGTGAGGAGAAGATGCCGCGGGATTGTTGACGACGtagtggtggaggaggagcgcgaCGTTCAGGGCGACGGAAGCGAAGGCGGCGGCCCGCCAGAGCGGCACCTGCGTCCGCCCCCTGGGCTTCCTCGCGGGGAAAAGCTTGGGCCGGAGCGCGGCGAGCCCAAGCGCGCCACCGTTGGTCGCCTCGTCACGATTTTTCGCAGAAGGTTTGGGCGCGGCGAGGAGGCGCGGGGACGGCACGACGCCGCCGTTCCCTTGGAACTTGCCCTCCACCGCCGTGCCAAGGCGGAATGCCGCCATGCCGGGAGCGCGCGCGCGCCAACGAGCAAGGTTTTCGTCGGGGCTGCGAGCCGGGCCGAGTGGAACAGGAACGCTAGCTGAGCTCCCTGTTTTCTTGGGGAAAAGaaggaagcaaaaaaaaaggagcTAAATCGAAGCGCTTCTTGGATTGGGAGTTTGGAGCGGCGAAGCCGGTGGAATCGGATCGAGGCAGCTGCTTCTtgcagcctctctctctctctctctctctctctctctctctctctctctctctcggcacGGGTTTTGCTGTAAGCTGTAAACGAAACAGgtgaacagcagcagcaaatgGCAACgaaaggagagagaagggaAGGCGATGCGAAAGAAAAGTATGGTGATGGGGAAGAAGCTCACAGAGTGGCGCAGGAGGAACGAAACGTTGCTGTGCAGctttatttatagggtcgtCCCCACCATCGATGCAGGATAGAATATTCTTTCTGCCGCTTCGGAAGAGCTGCCCAGCACTGCCCACTAGAGCAACTGCCAGTACAGCATCACAGTGATGTGCCGCTCGGCGCTTCCCAGCCGTCGGATGGAGGGCCGGGTGGTCCATCCTTGATCGAATGGTTGGGGGACCACAATCCTCCCATCTTTTGAGTCTTCTTTCGCAGTTCaattagatcatctctaactatattttctttattttgatcttttctaaaATCTCTTCTCGTtcctattctttttattttttctcatctccaacagcttttcttcgaggggaatcgcggaggaaaaggagaaggaatcCCGTTCCGAAGGAAATGACTTtaggaatcccttcgtgacgaaAACTGTAAAGACAAAACATTGGAGCGTTGAAGGTCCCCGAAGAGAAAcccttggagatggccttatgAGCTGAAGGTGGAGCCGTTTGGCCAAATATATTAGCGTTCGGAAACCAGGCTTCGGAGAAACTGCACTAGGGCTTTTGCTAATCCACACTACAAACACAAAAAATTACAGCTCCAATCTTGTGGCTTCTCTCTTCACATTGTGTTGAGGAGGGAAAATGAACAAAGCCCAAATCACCCATAAGCTATATCGTATAAGTAGGTTGGGGGAAGCAGGCTGAGTGGAGTCATATATGTTAAAAATAAGAGTATTTAGTTGATTATATTTGTCTGGACAGACTGAActgattttctgtttggttgactgaatctgaggtCATATGAGTGGATGCAAGAGTTGGGATTATAATTGGTTACTCGTATGAAGATAATTTATTACACTGACAAGTGGACCCATATATATGCATCTACTCAACCAGGATGAGGAGTGAAGCTCAATTCTCAGTTAGGATGAGGTCGTATATTTGCATTTGCTCATGCAGGCTAGAACAgtggatgcagaaaaccaaacacGCTTCTTAAGATTATACGTATCCATCGAGTCAGACTGGAGGGAATtaaggcaaccaaacacacccaaagtgtatgcattcatgcatgaAATTCGGAAAGTCCATACCGTCACAAGCATCCTAGAGTTCAGGTGTCTGAAACTCAAAAGTTTTTATACAAATGTGTGAACGCACGAGTTCACATGATCCGTCAGGATTCCTATGTTCTCTGCGAGCTTTAGGGTTTCAGGATTGGGCGCTTTCATGGCTACCAAACTTAGAGAGAGCTTGGGCAGTAGGGCCGACCGGAGGCGGTGACGGGTGTGGGGGTGGAACGACAATGTGGTGGGGATGTCGTTGGCCGTGGGCGGCGAAGGACGATCGGTGGGCGGTGCCGAGAGCGAGTGAGGTAAGAATGTGGCCTGGCGGAGCCGGTTAGCATGGTGGGGACGGCGGACGTGGATCCGGAGGCGAGGCCGGCACCGGTGCCGAAGGAGGGTGGGAGGCGGGGGAGCGAGGCTAAACGCGTTGGGAGAAATCACTGCATGCTTAGATTAACACGAACAGAGCAGCATGACTCAAGGTTGATGGTGAACATAGTAGCTAGATGGATCTTCGATTTTATATTGGACGGTTGAGAGCTGTGGACTGAAGCAAATAATATTTTCAGACACATAAAGAATATCATCTAAGGAGAAGCATAAAATTAGGCCAAACACCTCCTTTTCGGCTGTAGTTTTGTTGGGAACTAGCCTCTCGGGAAGCTAGGTTCCGGAACCCAAAGTCCAGGCTAGAGCTCAACTAAGCAAGGCCGAAGAAATTTGGAGCCCACCAGAGTTTACAAATTAACTTCTATATCAAATATAACCTTTACAGGAAGCTAAAATACATTATTCATAGCGTGTTCTCTTTTACTGTTAGCTTTGTATTAACTAATTATTATAGATTAACGGTCTTTAAATTTGCAACTGCGAATGAACCTTCGCATAATGATAAATTAACTAATTGTTGCATGTTTGCTTTTGCGaatatatatgtctattttgaaaaattattatcGCCTTTTCAACGGGtgacaaatttttaaaaaatatatatttcaataCTTTCAAAGTTCAAACCACTATATTCTAGCCCACCACCTTTCAGGCCACCCTCGTTTGCTTAGAGCAACAGTAATGTATAATGGGTACCTAGATAGTAAGAGTGAGCCCGTGTGTCAGTGGATATTTGTTGTTTCAATTGTCACAATGTATTGGGCATTAAAATGGGTCCAcatttcaggaaaaaaaaattcagtttTTTCAGCCACCCCCCACATTCCCAGCCAGAACCGAGAGTGGGAGAAATGATTTTTAATCCCTTACTGCTTGGTAGTAAGCTTAGTGCCGGTAGTAGCTTACTACCTATTTCCACAATGGTTGCTACCGGATAGTAAGTAAGTATTTATTGTTTACTACCTAGTTTGTGAGTACATTATGGTTGCTCTTATTAAATATATCTTAGTCATTTCTTTGATTTCATGTTTTAAACAAGTGATTGCCTCTTTAGGTGAGAACCAATTTCCAATGTTCCCGATAAACATCAAGAACCGGCCATTTGCCAAATGATTTCTCCAGTGTAAAGATTCTAGCCACACTCCTGCAAGGAGTAAAAGATAAGTTTCCGGGCATCAGTCAAAGGTCAAAACCTAACAAAAATGAAAGGAACCGAATAGAACACTTGTTAAGCTTCTACTTTGTGAGTGCAACCATCATTTACAACTcatttatattttctatttgaaaCCGTGTAGGGCAGCATGAGCAACGACAAATGCAAACCGTTCGGATTGATTCTTTCCATGTTTATAAATCAAGGTGCAGGTGCTTTCCTCTTCTTGATCACCCCACCTTGTAAAAAGTTTGTGATGGCCTTCACTTAGTTTATACTTTTAGAGATTGTGCAACTGGATGTTATCATTTGTTTATCATGGTACGTGGGGAAAAGATGGCGAATGAGTTCAGGAAAAGGCCCATTCGATTATGAAAAGCATCA
This region includes:
- the LOC133897196 gene encoding tryptophan aminotransferase-related protein 2-like, encoding MAAFRLGTAVEGKFQGNGGVVPSPRLLAAPKPSAKNRDEATNGGALGLAALRPKLFPARKPRGRTQVPLWRAAAFASVALNVALLLHHYVVNNPAASSPHHHQHHACLMQPDDANGGSGKSTARPAESMSKSRAPSTGKPGVTPDSVINLDHGDPTMFEAFWRETGDAAEIVIPGWQTMSYFSDVTNVCWFLEPGFDHEVRRLHRLVGNAVVDGYHVLVGTGSTQLFMAALYALSPAGADEPMSVVSTAPYYSSYPAVTDFLQSGLFRWAGDANSFKGDTYIELVCSPNNPDGSIREAVLASVTGKTVHDLAYYWPQYTPISKRAGHDIMLFTVSKSTGHAGTRIGWALVKDRGIAQKMTKFIELNTIGVSKDSQLRAAKVLRAVSDGYELAEAKEAHRLFDFGRRKMVQRWDMLREAAAASGTFSLPEETSGYCNFTKEMASTNPAFAWLRCDREDVEDCASFLRSHKILTRSGSQFGADPRFVRVSMLDRDDAYDIFVKRLSSLK